CCCTGCAAACCCAAATTATCTACGGGGAGTTGTCACTGCAATTAAGTATATAGATGTGatttctataataatagtgcaaTTGTGTTTTATTGTGATGATTTCCTCCTATAGTTTCTCCCAATCATCATCAACCACTCGGACATGGCTAGACGAGCTTCGTTGCTTAGGAAACGAGACTAAACTCATTAATTGTcctgctaacactatcggagttgaagattgcacccatacacaagatgtggccttATTCTGTATTTCGGGTAAGTTAAATAGATGAGTACGAATATGGTGCCACATTGCTGCAGTTTAATTTGCAAGTATAATGCGTAGCCAGAATCGTATTCTtttaatgtacatataattatacacatcatggtacaagtaTACCTAGaataatgttttgcgagtaacaaacataattatgcgaattttgcaagggttgatcaattcgcaacaataaaatcgcaaaacctaaattattactagtaaatgcAAACGATCCTTGCCAAATCACAGATCGCAAagagtcaaattttctgctgatttagctcattcgcaaaggtttttcatccgcaaaatattctagtaatacggtacatgcatcataattatacagccatGCACAATAATTCAGTAGCCACCTTGACATGTATTCATTGTCAGAGggagacctgaggctggtagacAATTCAGGCCgaacaggaggctcctctggcagactggaggtctataacagtggacaatgggggacagtgtgtgatgatagcttcagtccaaatgatgcaaaagtggcttgtcgtcagctGGGGTACGCAGACTATACTCAGTATGGACGAGTAGGAACATTAGGGTGAGTGTCACTGTATTTAAAGTGAtttcagctataattattgcaattgtGTTTTATTGTGATCATTTCCCCCTATAGTTTCTCCCAATCATCATCAACCACTCGGACATGGCTGGACGAGCTTCGTTGCTtaggaactgagagcagactcatcGATTGTCCTGCTAACCCTATCGGAGTGGAAGATTGCACCCATACCCAAGATGTGGCCCTGTTCTGTATTTTGGGTAAGTTAAATAGATGAGTATGAATTAATAGTGCCACATTGCTGCAGTTCAATTTTCTTTTTTTAAGTAATGCATGACAGACAGCATAGCTAGAATCGTATTCTTttaatgtatacatatacacatcACATCACAGTGCAATTAtaagtaaaattaatgtataatttatCAAGTTAATAGCCTGACATGTTAAATTCGCTGTATTCATTGTCAgatggagacctgaggctgaTAGACAACTCAGGCCaaacaggaggctcctctggcagactggaggtctattacagtggacaatgggggacagtgtgtgatgatagcttcagtccaaacgatgcaagagtggcttgtcgtcaactaggatTCTCAACCTACACTCGATACGGAGCAGTTAGAACGCTAGGGTGAGTCAGTGTGTAAACTCATCATTgagttaactataattatcttactAACTTGCCATTTGGTTCATCCATGCATGATGTATTATATACTTAAATTGTTGTGCTTACACTTCAATTAAATTTTAAGCTTGTACAATATATTTGTGGATAATTATTTCCCCCTGTCTATAGTTTCTCCCAACCTTCATCAACCACTCGGATATGGTTGGATCAACTTCGTTGCTcaggaactgagagcagactcattataattgtcctgctaacactatcggagAGGAAGATTGCACTCATTCAGAAGATGTGGCCCTGGTGTGCGGTGCAGGTAACAGTCATGCAATGAGACCTGCTATATATCTCTGAATATTCTTGCAGCTTATAAATTACTATTCCATTACTTTGCAGCTACTTCCCCTTCTTTCCCTTTTTCCCCGTCCTCAACTCCAACTACATCCTCCAACATAACATCGATCAGCACAGGAGTGACTATTCCTATTATCATTGTCGTTGTGATCCTTTTTATTTTCCTGTTCTGTGTTTTCACAAACCGGAGGAGACGCCATGTTGGTCGCCCAGCAACCAGAGCTCCTATAGTCGCTAATGTTAGATCAACAACTGTTATCATCGCCAAGTCAACTGCACCAGCAGCAAAAGCACAAGATACGGCCTACCCTATGCAATCCAAACCCCAATATTCAAACCAGGCCCCCCCTCAGAATATGTATCCGCCTCAATCAGCAGCCCCCTACACCACTGGACAGCAACAACCCCCAGCCCCCTACACCACTGGACAGCAACCCCCAGCCCCCTACACCACTGGACAGCAACAACCCCCAGCCCCCTACTCCACTGGACAGCAACCCCCAGCCCCCTACTCTACTGGACAGCAACAACCCCCAGCCCCCTACTCCACTGGACAGCAACCCCCAGCCCCCTACTCTACTGGACAGCAACCCGCTGCTCTGTACCCTGCGTACCCCACTGGACAACCACCCCCTGCTCCGTACTTGTCTGCATGGGGAGGAGCCCCTCCAGCATATCCAGGATGATTATGGGGACctactatgcatgcagtacatgtattaactgAAAGTAGTGAACTTTTAATAAGAGACATTGCAAATTGCAATTGACTGTATATAGCTGTTAGTGATAGCAAACTTCTATTATTTTTAAGTTTAGACAATGAGAATTTTGTTCCTCATTTTTTCACAAATTATTTTCAAAAGCAAACTCTTCGGCTGATTTTATGAATGTATATACAGCGCGTATTATGGTTTTAGCCAATAAACAATCGATTTCACACAATTTAAATGACATGTGCCATCGTAATAATACAAAATAATAGTTTATTCTACTGTTCACACAAATAGAAATAAtgttccctataattatattactgcAACGAGTACTTGCACACCACGCCCTCGTCGAGCATATGCAGTATAATAGTCTTACTGCCTAACAACGTACACGACCCAAATGTAGTTGCTATGGAGCTATAGCATGGCCGGCCAACTGCACACAAACTTGGATGCTTGGTTCATAATAAACAGGGACAATATATTCTGTAGGAggaagggaggttactagtgtaaacatgacagtataatattatacgcgggaggaagggaggttactagtgtaagcATGACAGTACGTGGGAGGAAAggaggttactagtgtaagcATGACAGTACGCGGGAGGAAAggaggttactagtgtaagcatgacagtacgcgggaggaagggaggttactagtgtaagcatgacagtacgcgggaggaagggaggttactagtgtaagcatgacagtacgcgggaggaagggaggttactagtgtaagcatgacagtacgcgggaggaagggaggttactagtgtaagcatgacagtacgcgggaggaagggaggttactagtgtaagcatgacagtacgcgggaggaagggaggttactagtgtaaTTATGACAGTACGcgggaggaagggaggttactagtgtaGGCATGACAGTACGCGGGAGGAAGGGAGATTACTAGTGTAAGCATGACAGTACGCGGGCggaagggaggttactagtgtaagcatgacagcacgcgggaggaagggaggttactagtgtaagcATGACAGTACGCGGGCGGAAGGGAGATTACTATTTGGACCAACAAACATAGATCTACAGTGCATGCTATTAATTAAAATTGCTTATACCTCCTCATTCTTCCAATCCTCCCCCCGTATACCATTTGCTCGGACATCTGTTTAATATAGACTGTATCCTTCCCACACAAAAACTACTTAACACACAAGCATGTTAGATCCTTACTTCTGTTGCAGTCGGCCACATTTACATTTGTGCTGTTACTGTGGCTTTGGCGAGAGGTAGATGGTCAGGACTCCGGCATGCGCACATCTATATAATAACTTTCGTTTCTAAAGTTGTCGGCTGTATTGGTGCACTGGTCGGGACTCTGACTTAACTGGGACTCCAGTTACTGGCTAGGACTCTAGCTTGCGCAGAAGGTCAAGACTCCAGCTATTTTTTGTTTACCTATTTTTTTACTTAATTAGTTTAATCATCACAGATAAAGAGAGGGAGCGAGAGATCTAGTGTTTATTTAATACCTATTTCTTGAGGTTTGCGGACAGTAATTTGCTTTCCGGCAATGCCTATATCTTTCGTTTCCAAAGTTCTCAGTAATAATACTGTAGTAGACTTGTTCACTATCTGGGACTCCAGCCTGCACTTAGCTCATGGGACTCCATGCAGTTACCGCGTATACTGGCTGGGACTCCAGCTCACGCAATTTGATACCGCGTACTGGCTAGGAACTCATAGCTGAGACACCAGTTAAAGGTCAGGACGCCAGTTAAAGGTCAGGACGCCAGCTGAACTCCTTTTTTACTTTTAGTTGGACATCTAGAAACTATGTGTATTGCCAGCTCACGCAAATGTAGGAAAACAAGTATATAGCTGTTATACCTAATAAAGCAATTAATCCCTTCCCGGCCCTTTTGATACAATGCCTTGCCATCATTCGTAAATGTAtttttttattgttgtgaagtCCTATTGCTACAATGGTCTAACTAGGTAGATGGTTCAAGTATTGTTAAGGAAGTGCaagctattaattattataagcagcAGAATTCTTACACCGACAGTAAAACTTAAGGTTTGTCTTTCTGGTGATTATagacatgcaaagctatgcaTAGCAGACTATATGCAAGCATttgtttggtaaagatcattaatcaCACagatgaataataattatgataaataaTGTTTATTATAGCAACAAAGAAAGAGTCTTTTATGAGcaaaatgcataattatggattcGCTAGTTAAAGGTGAATTAGTCATTGCATGTGAGGGGGCGTTATCCCAACTCGTACTTCTTGTCCAGTGCGGCGTACGCCTACAGAGTATTGTGGAGCAGCTGGTCATAATATCTCAGATCCTTCACAGAGGGAGGGAGTTTGGGAATGGTGGCCAACTTTGTTATAAATGTTCTGAGTTTGCAGCTTAGCTCTTGGTGAAACCCCCTCCTCATCTGTTAGCTGAtatctgtacaataattatgaacagtGATACGATCTTGTTaaagtaccgtatatagtgggttattttcgtacgGTAGGAATTTTCGTATCTTTCGTATTGAAAAGCATTATACGAAAATTGAAATTGCAATacattcaacgtcactatcttGAGCTGAGTGTACGAATATAAAATACGAATGGGTATATAGTCTGTACGAAAAttttgcaccaacaaaaattacctgctatacggtatgcagcatataattatggatctaatttcaacgattttgaaagcttagaaagagacctttcaaatggtgccATCAAAGTtcagataaaagtatttgccaattttcccataccatggataataatagcccatgggtCCAAGGgagaaaaatgacaaattatggccccgactAATAAAAATGCTGATATTGATACTCGAGTTACGGCTGTTTAGAAATAATGTTCAACTACTAAAATAGTCTATATAATACTATTCAACCATAATTTTAGATattcctaactcaagttatggaccatcacaataattaagaTAGCTACTAAAgcactccctccacacacacactcactttaGGCACAAACAGAAGATGATTTTTTCTCGTCATCAAACAAGAAATGGGAATGGAAGTCAGTGAGGCGGTCCTCATCCGTGGGAAACTTCTGTTCCCTTGTGAAGACATTATTCTGACACAGCTTCTCTACACGTGTGTGTtgaaactgtgtgtgggggagcatGTTTATAACATGCTCAAATGGGAGATATTAATATTGAGTTGAATCAAAAGCTTGTAATAAGTAAATagtgcattctgtagctattGGAGAGGACTATATATCACACGCCTGACAACTACaccaccacaataattattacctcaCATTATACTttaatctaaacacaccatttgatagctctttcaaagagctacaaaatgcattctTTAGAATTGTATATAGGACAATCTCAACTCAAGTTATTGCCAATCAAAGATAGCTTCTGAAATAGTAATgtctcgtataattatttcattaaATCACCTTTCCCCTGAGCTCAATGTCTGGTTCTAGACTGAGTGTTAGTAGTCGCTGGTCAATATTCTGTTCAGCGCTGGATATCTGACCACCGATAACTGTACGAGGAAAATAAATAAGACATTCTTTTATAGAGATGATTGATACTAGGTGCATGCAGAATACAATGGCTGGTAGATCTAGACCTTTCTGTACAGGATGCTGTACTCGTGGTAGCTCTTTATGACAGGAGAGACTTGTGTTGTTGAGGTAGCAGCGCCGTGCTCGCAAGTACTAGCGCTAGTGCAAGTACTttgttagcctcgagaccaggccttGTATATTTTAATcgcggcctggattcgaggctttGTTACCACATGGCCAGTGGGTAAGGATCCTCAAACAAATATCACAACCAAACCAAACAAACAacaaaagggtcactaaactagAAAGCTTGAACTGAAATAAATTCCCTGATATGCATTGGGGGAAATCCccaaaacaaaataatatgcATTCCAACTAAAGGTAAACAAAAACAAGTTAATTATTCTATTGCTGTGAATCTATTGAGTCAGTGTTGGGGTCAGAGTTCATTGGTTGCCTAGATGACTCTAACGGTATAATAGGTGAAGGGAAACGATAATTTGCTGGAGCAGGTGAAAATGGAAACATTGGGAAGGACACGGGATTCAAATTAAATCGTGATGACTGTCCCAGCATTGAGTTGTGTGAAGAAGGTCCAGTGAAATGGTTGGGGAGTGGTGTATTGAATGGACCACCCCCGGGTACAAAGGTCGATTGCCCTGTGCTCATTAAACCAGTAGCTGAGGGGTACATGTGTTGAGGGTACGCTTGTGATccgtgagtgggcggggctgacTGCATGGATTCCACTTGTTGGCGAAGAGAAGATATTGTATTCCAGAGTGGTGTCAAGAGTGGTGTCAAGTCACTAATAGAGAGTGGAGCAGTAGAGCTTTGTGCTGTTTGTGATGGAGTATTGGGACCATTGCTGTCTTGAGATACATTGCTTTGATCATGTGACACTCCACTCGTATCATGTGATCTGTCCCCCTCCTGAGTGGTAGTATTAGTATTCGTTTGTACTCCTTTTTTCTTTCGTGGGTTAGTTTTGTTCTTGGATTTCTGAGCGTGTCCAGTTGAGGTCTTGTCAGAACTACAGAAATCTTTCCAACTGCCGTACACCAGAGGAGATTCAACAAAGCTCTCGGCCAGTCCGGAGGTGACAAACTTCCTGTAGGTGTGGCGTGAGCGACTGGGCGTGTCATGTGACGTGGTAGAGGAGTCATGTGATTTGCTTGAATCTCTGTGCACTAGTACGACAATGTCAAATCCTAACAGAGACAGTTggtcaacctgtgtgtgtgtgtgtgtgtgtgtgtgtgtgtgtgtgtgtgtgtgtgtgtgggtgtgttcgCTCCCTACCCCAGGGAAAACTACTTCTATAATAATGGCTGTTTTGGAAAATTCAGACCTTTCCAAGCCCCCACAACTTCAATTTGGAAACTTTTTTGGGGGATTGCTATATATGTagtagttggagcatgcaaagactgTATACGTACCCTAGGTTGTTCTAGCTATAAGGACAGAAACATCATAAAGTGAAAAACTGTACCTACTTCCTATATAATGGTATAGCTTGTGTCATAATACCTATGAAGTGATCCCCTGCTCTGgcccttggctggttgactgttTCGTTGGAAACCAGGACATCCTGACACAGTAACTACTGTAGACTACTTCTCAAGAAGGAAAACTGTCACTGTTTCCAagttatgcatctttctttgctagaggcgaatgctgaaaaagagaaaataatttgaatatcaaacgttgtagactacactctaaaaacaggctctaaactcaCGGAAGCTACTCTTCCAGTATATTTCACACACTCAGAGGCTATCTAGGTAGGTGGAcaagcatattaaatcagctcaAAAGGCTTATAAAGGCTGAACTAGGAAAATGATGATCGCTATACCACACAGAGCTTACTTGTGAAATGATCCTTTGCTGGGGCCTTGGCTGGTATACTCCTCTGTTCGAAACTTAGAGATCCTGGCAGAGTAGCATTTCTAGACTAGTTTGCAACAAAGTTGCCTGCAGAAAACTGCTACTGCTTCTTAGCtacgcatctttctttgctaggagctgataatgaaagtaatttagattttggttccgcggtgggcggtactacgtatgaaatcataaccgcggctattcggttaaacattgcaatctgattggacagCAGTTAGAACGAAACATATAATAGTTATACCTAACCCTCGTGTTGGCCATTCGTAACCATAGTAACATGACTATACATAAGTATAGTGTATAACATAACAATTATATTGATAAGAGAAGAACGAGAACGGCAAGTCTAACAATGGCGACAGTACATAAGAATTTGCTGAGCCATATACACTCTTCATTTACGATTGTACCACTAATCGATATTAAATGAATTACTCACTTGATGAGGTTAGGTTAGGGCCTTCCTTTGAAGTGGATGGAAGTTGTTTGGAACCATTTGGCGTATCTGAGGGTACagttaacaataattatttatgtcatGTACGGTACATATAAGATGGGGAAACAGGTGATATCTATACCAGGCATATATTTAATGATCATTGTTGGGCTATAATAGAGTCTCCTACCAGTTGTTTCTGGTTTCATTGCCAGCATTGGGTGTCTGTTGACCGGAGagagggtcagaggtcactggAGGAGGAATGAGATAGTTACGTACATGTGCAGGTTAATAGCAATAAATagaataatacagtatagcaggtaatttcgtggggtaaatattggttatttttgtgggcaagctgacctacaCGAAATACTTCCCCACGGGAACGTGGCTTACCgtaacgcatgcaatgcagttaAACGAAATTTGtgctcacgaaaatcaccgttttccaTTTTTTACCACACaacgctatacagtagtataAATGGTAAAGATTACGTGCAAATGggatataaataatagttaccTTTTTGTTTCTCTGTTGGTGGTGGTCCATTCTCGACACTCCTGGAGTCAGTGTCTCCAGTCACAGCAGCTGTATAGACAGAGTAGCTGTATTGGACCACACTGTGTACTCATGATCCTAGTGAGCTTACATTGTTGTGGTAGAGACTTGAGGTAGTCAGCAATTGTGTGACCCACCCGTGTAGCAATGTCAAGAGAAGTCTTGCCATCACCGTTAGTTACACCTGAACAAGAGTGGGTGTAGAAACAAAGATATAACACTGCATGGTGGTTGTGTTGTACTCACTGATATCACAGTTGGCCTTCTCCaccaagtactgcaccacaTCTTTGTTTCCATGGGAGTTGCATGCATAGTGGAGAGGGGTCCAATCATGACGACGCGTCACACCTGCACATAACACACCATACGCTATTAGACACACAATCAAAACActaatagttataattatacacagtctAATCAACAAAATTAAGTACCATGCAGGGACACTACTTGCTGGTTGTGTTACGCTCTGTAGCttgtcattaataattatggactttgaactttcgATATCCATTTTAAACACTTATAGTCGATTATATTTACCATTCTGTTCCGCATGTCATTTCATGTTGTACATATAAATTGTAACTGTAATAGTCTGCTAGTACTGTAGCTTGTAGCTTCATTACCATAAAGCTTTAGCACCCGTTGAGTTAGCAAGTAGTGAACACATACTAAAAGAGGCCATTAAAAGCACAATAGATTATCACACTCACTGGGGTCAACTTTGTGTTGCTCGACTAGTTCCTTCACTACACCCAGGTTGCCACGGTAACATGCTGCACCCAGTAACCTGGCTTTGTCCTCATCACCACCACAGCCACGGCTCATCAGGTAGAGGGCAACATCCACACAACCATCATTATAACCTCCCAGAGCTTTGTCCAGTGGTGACTGTCCCTCatcatccctcacatctgtacaTTACACACAGTCAAACACAATAGTTATCAGGGTGTTTGAGAAAACGTTTGGGCGCGCGTAAGCGTCTGATGTTGTATTAATAATGATgattatgtcataattatatctgatggtgatgatgtcattattctatgGGGGGAAGGTTAATTCACCCTCCCTGCCTCTAAaccagggctgcatccaggattttagatcaggggggggggggtttgggcaattaaaaatgtaggaggggcaaagtcatcagaattattataatagcagtacaaatgaatctgccagatcctaAGGGGGGTGCGAATTACCCCCTcgcccccccctcaatgcagcccagCATGTAAACTCTTGGTTAGCTACATACACTGAATAGGACTGTGTCTAATCAACTGGGAAGAATCAAAGCAAATGATACTAAGTAccatcaagggcgtatgaagagaagagggcaaaAACTGTAAGTGGGCGGTGGAAATTAATGTAATATATAAAAATAGATTAATTTGTGTAAACTACATGTGCAGATAATAAATAGATTGAAtgcagtttttgctcgcacgttggactaatagtgagttgcatgccctcttctcttcatacgccatTGATACCATGGATACGGTATGGTTGTGTTACACCATGAAGTAGTGAACACacaccgtatagcggataattttcgtggggtaaaatattttctttattttcgtgggcaagctgacctacatgaatttttaccccataaaattaccggctatacggtattcaaagAGGGCACATTAAATCATTTACTCACTCTTGGGGTCAACTTCGTGTTGCTCAACCAGTTCCTTCACTACACCCAGGATACCATGGTAACATGCTGCACGCAGTAGGTTGGCTTTGTCCTGATCACCACCACAGCCACGGCTCATCAGGTAGAGGGCAACATCCACACAACCTTTATGATCATAACCATACATATCCTCCATAGCTCTGTCCAGTGGTGACTGTCCCTCACCATCCCTCACATCTGAACattacacacaataattacacggaatCTGATTTAACAGGACTGTGTCTAATCAACTGGAAAGACAAACAGTAGGAGAGGCTATGGGAACAAATACAGAGCTAGAGACTATCAAAAATCTGACCCGGCTAAAATAATATAGCTCAACATAAATAAAGGAGTACAGAGATTGGCAATGGAATTCAAATGCCCTGCAGTTTGGATCAAATCTATTTTAATGTTGAAAAAATTTGGGGAAAAGGTCCAAAGAAACAGACaattgtcttactgtcagtacAATACTTGAGGCATAACTATGAGACACAGTTCTAGCATAGATATAGATAATTACTATACGAAGTTTGTACACCTCAGCTACTTTACAACAGTCGGTCATTTCAAATTAAGCACTACAACAGGTAGTTTCTGGCaagacagtataattatatacatgtatgatgccTACCAGCGAGGGGCATTGTATCAAAGCTTTGGGAGGGTTTGGAATGTATGAAAAAAATAGCAAATTCGTGAACAATTGTTTCGCTATAGACCAGAAATTATTATCGTGAAGGTATAACTATACACCCAGCACCTTCAGTATGAGCTCCATGAGTAACAAGTGTCTTCACAATCTCAAGGTTGCCCCTCAGGCAAGCCCAATGTAATGGAGGCTCCTCATCCGCCCACTcgtcactccagtagagctggtggttggggtCTGCCCCCTGTCCCAACAGGGACCTAACTTTGGTGACGTCATTATTGTCTACAGCCTCCCATAAGTCCTCGGCTAACTTCTTTTGAgcactgtacaaaatagaTGGTTGAGGGGTCAGTCATACAGAGAATTACttgatatgtgtatatagtttatacaagtgacaccatgcacatatccagctgtcacttTGCTGTTACAGTGTTCCACCTCTGATCATAGCCTGCTCTGACTCTACTAATGGAATgagcctccctccatgcaatcacaaggtgctaccatgagtagtaattatagtctacatcaTTGTTCACTTACTCTGAATCTTGTTCAGCCATTGAAGCTTCTTTCAAACTCTGTCAAATTCTCCCCTCAGTACAGTAAACAAAGCAAATTAAGTGCCACACCCTCTTTTTGTATTTCAAGGGTCTTTAAGCTTCCGGCCATAAAAACTTAATTACTCTTTCAACAAAGATATTGCGTAAAGCACTGAACatcatttataataattataccgacaCAGTCAATAGTCCAGTCATGTGATCGATCctactacacacaaaacaacacttataaaaaataattatactaaacaGACGGAAaaataaaatgttaaaattcagCTAAAAGGAACTGCTCCAAATTGATCTACAGTTGTCATTGTCGCCGTAACCTTTGAACCCTCTCCAAAGGGGGGTGCTCCAAACAAATCTCGTCTTGCATTGTCAGCAGTATTATAAGAGGGCGGGTAGAGGAACGTCCGTCAAAATTAATGGAGTGCTACCAAAGTCATCCGTAGGAAATGGACTGCCagtctgtgaggtgtgtgtgtggagtgtgtgtgtgggtgtggagtgtggatgtggagtgtgggtgtggagtgtgtgtgtgagcaaggtgtcatacaggattttgaagtagaagggggaaatgttgctaaaaaaaggtcaactgtttcaATACTCTGTTattgtaaaattgccagctatggacactcagttaTACAACTAGTAGTAATTTTAGAggagggatatcccccccccccccccccccccgggccCTGTATAACAccctggtgagtgtgtgtgtgagagagtgAACACATGTGAGGGGTGGGAGTGAACACATGTGAGGGATGGGGGGTTGAATAAGCAGTATAGAGTTgtgtattgtggtcaccctctataatacagccaggtttaaTAAGGGACCCAGAGTCAGCCTCTGCCCAGCCTAGGGGCCACCACAATAAacattctgtataattataaggccatgcaaagtcaatttgaaGTCTCTCAGGCTCTCGCACTTGGAAATTGGCAAGtcaaatatcacgtgacctcagCACTAGAAAAaaaatttgtatggttttttataataattattattgactaaaattaaaacatctgcttattgaggaagttatGTGTTTCAATttacgtataataataatctcCTCAATCTGCTGGCTAATTGCAATTTGTGTGGCCTAAGGCAAGTAGTGAGAAAATAAACACTTAATTAATTtaacgcccactcacacacccacacccacacacacacacacacacacacactcaccactgtGGTCAGGTTGGTCTCTGATCCTATTCTTTGTGGAGTGAATGGGACATAACCAAAAGCATCCAGTCCACTGTCTACGCTCTAATGGAATCCtgcattctgattggacggcTTCAGGTTCAATAC
This is a stretch of genomic DNA from Halichondria panicea chromosome 1, odHalPani1.1, whole genome shotgun sequence. It encodes these proteins:
- the LOC135331187 gene encoding scavenger receptor cysteine-rich type 1 protein M130-like isoform X1, which translates into the protein MMSCLLWKSVTVLSLVWAVGGQLSGDVRLIDSSGSTDTKIGRLEVYYNGQWGTVCQDNFGINDARVACRQLGFLGYIGYGVVRNALTVSASTPIWLDELGCFGSETRLDDCPHNSIGIHNCDRSDDVGLVCAINEDLRLVNSSGTTGLGPDGRLELFYNGQWGTVCDDSFSPNDARVACRQLGYDDYANYGRVGTLGFSQSSSTTRTWLDELRCLGNETKLINCPANTIGVEDCTHTQDVALFCISEGDLRLVDNSGRTGGSSGRLEVYNSGQWGTVCDDSFSPNDAKVACRQLGYADYTQYGRVGTLGFSQSSSTTRTWLDELRCLGTESRLIDCPANPIGVEDCTHTQDVALFCILDGDLRLIDNSGQTGGSSGRLEVYYSGQWGTVCDDSFSPNDARVACRQLGFSTYTRYGAVRTLGFSQPSSTTRIWLDQLRCSGTESRLIIIVLLTLSERKIALIQKMWPWCAVQLLPLLSLFPRPQLQLHPPT
- the LOC135331187 gene encoding scavenger receptor cysteine-rich type 1 protein M130-like isoform X2, giving the protein MGSYEMSASTPIWLDELGCFGSETRLDDCPHNSIGIHNCDRSDDVGLVCAINEDLRLVNSSGTTGLGPDGRLELFYNGQWGTVCDDSFSPNDARVACRQLGYDDYANYGRVGTLGFSQSSSTTRTWLDELRCLGNETKLINCPANTIGVEDCTHTQDVALFCISEGDLRLVDNSGRTGGSSGRLEVYNSGQWGTVCDDSFSPNDAKVACRQLGYADYTQYGRVGTLGFSQSSSTTRTWLDELRCLGTESRLIDCPANPIGVEDCTHTQDVALFCILDGDLRLIDNSGQTGGSSGRLEVYYSGQWGTVCDDSFSPNDARVACRQLGFSTYTRYGAVRTLGFSQPSSTTRIWLDQLRCSGTESRLIIIVLLTLSERKIALIQKMWPWCAVQLLPLLSLFPRPQLQLHPPT